A single genomic interval of Pyrus communis chromosome 7, drPyrComm1.1, whole genome shotgun sequence harbors:
- the LOC137739303 gene encoding phospholipase D alpha 1-like: MTEAENHWLHGTLHATIYEVDKLHSSSGNFLRKITGKLEETVGIGKGISRLYATVDLERARVGRTRVIEKEPSNPRWYESFHIYCAHTAANVIFTVKESNPIGASLIGRAYVPVQELKEGEEVDQWAEILDGKKEPVHGNPKIHVKLQFFHVTKDRSWGLGIRSPKFPGVPFTFFSQRKGCKVSLYQDAHIPDKFIPKIPLAGGKHYEPHRCWEDIFDAITNAKHLIYITGWSVYTEISLVRDSRRPKPGGDITIGELLKKKASEGVRVLVLVWDDRTSVGLLKRDGLMATHDEETAQFFQNTDVHCVLCPRNPDGGGSIIQGAQVSTMFTHHQKIVVVDHDLPNGESERRRIVSFVGGLDLCDGRYDTPFHSLFRTLDTAHHDDFHQPNFTGASITKGGPREPWHDIHSRLEGPIAWDVLFNFEQRWRKQGGKDLLVQLRELDEIIIPPSPVMFPDDHETWNVQLFRSIDGGAAFGFPDTPEDAARAGLVSGKDNIIDRSIQDAYIHAIRRAKNFIYIENQYFLGSSFAWEADGIKPDDIGALHVIPRELSLKIASKIEAGERFTVYVVVPMWPEGIPESASVQAILDWQRRTMNMMYSDIKSALDAQGLEEDPRSYLTFFCLGNREAKKRGEYEPSETPEPDSDYQRAQEARRFMIYVHTKMMIVDDEYIIIGSANINQRSMDGARDSEIAMGAYQPYHLSVREPARGQIHGFRMALWYEHLGMLDEVFLQPESIECISKVNQIADKYWDLYSSETLEHDLPGHLLRYPIGVTSEGTVTELPGFEFFPDTKARILGAKSDYLPPILTT, translated from the exons ATGACGGAGGCAGAAAACCATTGGCTTCATGGGACGCTTCACGCTACGATTTATGAGGTTGATAAGCTGCATAGTAGTAGTGGGAATTTCCTCCGCAAG ATTACAGGAAAACTTGAGGAGACTGTTGGTATTGGCAAAGGAATTAGTAGACTCTATGCAACCGTTGATCTGGAAAGGGCTAGGGTTGGTAGGACTAGGGTTATAGAGAAAGAGCCCTCTAATCCCAGGTGGTATGAGTCTTTCCACATTTACTGTGCCCATACTGCTGCAAACGTTATATTTACTGTCAAAGAGTCTAACCCTATTGGGGCATCATTAATTGGAAGAGCTTATGTACCTGTTCAAGAACTCAAAGAGGGGGAAGAAGTGGATCAATGGGCTGAAATTTTGGATGGAAAAAAGGAGCCCGTTCATGGAAATCCTAAAATACATGTGAAGCTACAATTTTTCCATGTTACAAAGGACCGCAGTTGGGGTCTGGGTATTAGGAGTCCTAAGTTTCCTGGAGTTCCATTTACATTTTTCTCACAGAGAAAAGGGTGTAAGGTTTCCCTTTACCAAGATGCTCATATCCCAGATAAATTTATTCCTAAAATTCCTCTTGCTGGAGGCAAGCATTACGAGCCCCACAGATGCTGGGAAGACATCTTTGATGCAATAACTAATGCAAAGCACCTGATCTATATTACTGGTTGGTCAGTTTATACTGAAATTTCCTTGGTACGGGACTCAAGAAGGCCAAAGCCTGGTGGAGACATCACCATCGGTGAATTGCTTAAAAAGAAAGCAAGTGAAGGTGTTAGGGTTCTTGTGCTTGTTTGGGATGACAGAACGTCTGTTGGTTTATTGAAAAGAGATGGACTGATGGCCACTCATGACGAAGAAACTGCACAGTTCTTCCAGAATACTGACGTGCATTGTGTATTATGCCCCCGTAATCCTGATGGTGGTGGGAGCATTATTCAGGGCGCACAAGTCTCTACCATGTTCACTCATCACCAGAAGATTGTGGTTGTGGACCACGACTTGCCAAATGGAGAATCAGAGAGGAGAAGAATTGTGAGTTTTGTTGGGGGTCTTGATCTGTGTGATGGAAGATATGATACCCCCTTCCATTCACTTTTCAGGACATTGGATACTGCACACCATGATGATTTCCATCAGCCAAATTTTACTGGTGCTTCAATTACAAAAGGTGGTCCAAGGGAACCGTGGCATGATATCCACTCTCGACTAGAAGGGCCTATTGCTTGGGATGTTTTGTTCAACTTTGAGCAGAGATGGAGAAAGCAAGGTGGTAAAGATTTACTTGTTCAGCTTAGAGAGCTGGACGAAATCATTATTCCCCCTTCTCCTGTTATGTTCCCAGATGACCATGAGACGTGGAATGTTCAGTTATTCAGGTCAATTGACGGAGGAGCTGCTTTTGGCTTCCCAGATACGCCTGAAGATGCAGCTAGAGCTGGACTTGTTAGTGGGAAGGATAACATCATTGACCGAAGCATTCAGGATGCTTATATTCATGCTATTCGCCGCGCAAAGAATTTCATCTATATTGAAAATCAGTACTTTCTTGGGAGCTCTTTTGCCTGGGAGGCTGATGGTATCAAGCCTGATGACATTGGTGCTTTGCATGTAATTCCAAGGGAGCTTTCGCTAAAGATTGCTAGCAAGATTGAAGCCGGGGAGAGGTTTACTGTCTATGTTGTTGTCCCAATGTGGCCAGAGGGGATCCCAGAGTCGGCATCTGTTCAGGCAATATTAGACTGGCAGAGGAGGACTATGAATATGATGTATTCAGATATTAAGAGCGCATTAGATGCACAAGGTCTTGAGGAGGATCCTCGTAGCTACTTGACATTTTTCTGCCTTGGGAATCGGGAGGCGAAGAAGCGTGGGGAGTATGAACCCTCAGAGACACCAGAACCAGATTCGGACTATCAAAGAGCTCAGGAAGCCCGGCGCTTCATGATTTATGTTCATACCAAGATGATGATAG TTGACGATGAGTACATAATTATTGGATCTGCCAACATCAACCAGAGATCAATGGATGGTGCGAGAGACTCTGAAATAGCTATGGGAGCCTACCAACCATATCATCTGTCAGTCAGGGAGCCAGCACGTGGTCAGATCCATGGTTTCCGTATGGCTCTATGGTATGAGCACCTTGGGATGCTTGATGAGGTCTTCCTCCAGCCAGAAAGCATTGAATGTATTTCAAAGGTGAACCAGATTGCTGACAAGTACTGGGATCTGTATTCAAGTGAAACTCTTGAACACGATTTGCCTGGTCACTTGCTTCGCTATCCAATCGGTGTTACCAGCGAAGGAACTGTTACAGAGTTGCCAGGATTTGAATTCTTCCCTGACACCAAAGCTCGTATCCTTGGTGCCAAATCCGACTACCTTCCTCCGATCCTTACTACCTAA